One window from the genome of Fulvivirga lutea encodes:
- the secDF gene encoding protein translocase subunit SecDF: MQNKGAVVALTIIITFLCVYYLSFTFVSRNVQQDAVEYATDETGVVNLSKKQNYLDSVWNLPVYNLFGIEYTYKEVKDTELSRGLDLQGGMHVTLEVSPIDIIKGLSGNSKDAKFNEALQLAREKQKDSQARFATLFYESYQEIADRPLAEIFATAANRGRISRSDSDDVVMDVIEKEIEDAIDRSFIILRTRIDQFGTSQPNIQRLQGTGRIQIEIPGADNPERVRKLLQGVAKLEFWDVAELSDLNNSLMAINELLVTEQREALKAKKSTDNTTEETSSENLGDLLSADKDTTESDLDAALSSNEQDSTQSKLDSLSAQISPLFALTKAQGGLIYDVRDTAEIGNIIRRDDVRNLLPRNVKPLWEVKPTVDESTGMELLQLYFVEVGRGGQAQLTGEVITDARQDLDEYASPAVSMQMNAQGTRVWRKMTAEAANQNPRGRIAIVLDNLVYSAPYVNGEIPNGNSQISGNFTIEEAKDLANILKAGSLPAPTRIVEEAIVGPTLGKIAQSQGIISIISGLVVVVLFMVAYYAKGGLVANIALVFNIFFIMGILAQFNAALTLPGIAGIVLTIGMSIDANVLIFERIREELRNGSKLREAIATGYKKAFSSIVDANVTTLLTAIILYVLGQGPIKGFAITLMIGIFCSFFSAVYITRVVVEWMVGKSDDSKVSFSTPFSKNLLSNINIDFMGKRKIAYMFSIVFIAIGMTLTAVNGLNLGVDFQGGRSYIVNFENPVVATDMKIALSESFENTGTEVKNFGGNNIMKVTTSYLVNDETDGADKKVRESLISGIEKFTGQTYVKDDSQVDAEHFTISGSSKVGATIADDIKSASFEAGIFAIIAIFLYILVRFRKWQFSTGAIIALVHDAAFVFSAFAIAGLLGIKYEIDQVFVAAILTIIGYSINDTVVVFDRIREFLNLGTSTDKLQIFNTAINGTLNRTLMTSATTLVVVLILFLFGGEVLRGFSFALLVGILVGTYSSVFVASPIVVDLDKKN, translated from the coding sequence ATGCAAAACAAAGGAGCGGTTGTCGCGCTGACAATCATAATAACGTTTTTATGCGTTTATTACTTATCATTTACGTTCGTTTCTAGAAACGTACAACAAGACGCAGTAGAATATGCGACTGATGAAACAGGAGTAGTAAACCTATCTAAAAAGCAGAACTATTTAGATTCTGTATGGAATTTACCAGTATACAACCTGTTTGGTATCGAGTATACTTATAAAGAGGTAAAAGACACTGAGCTAAGTAGAGGATTGGACTTACAAGGTGGTATGCACGTTACGCTTGAAGTTTCTCCAATTGACATTATTAAAGGTCTAAGTGGAAACAGTAAAGATGCTAAGTTTAATGAGGCACTTCAATTAGCAAGAGAAAAACAAAAAGATAGCCAGGCTAGATTCGCTACGTTATTCTATGAGTCATACCAGGAAATTGCTGACAGACCATTGGCTGAAATCTTTGCAACTGCTGCTAACAGAGGCAGAATAAGCAGAAGTGATAGCGATGATGTGGTGATGGATGTAATCGAGAAGGAAATCGAAGATGCTATCGATAGATCATTCATTATTTTAAGAACACGTATTGATCAATTTGGTACTTCGCAACCAAATATTCAGAGATTACAAGGCACTGGTAGAATTCAAATTGAAATCCCAGGTGCTGACAACCCTGAGCGAGTTAGGAAACTTCTTCAAGGTGTAGCTAAGCTGGAGTTTTGGGATGTAGCTGAATTAAGCGATCTGAACAATTCTTTGATGGCAATTAATGAATTGTTGGTAACTGAGCAAAGAGAAGCGCTAAAGGCAAAGAAAAGTACCGATAATACTACTGAAGAGACTTCTTCTGAAAACTTAGGTGATTTGCTATCAGCGGATAAAGATACCACAGAATCTGATTTAGATGCTGCTCTTTCATCAAATGAGCAAGACTCAACTCAGAGTAAATTAGACTCACTATCAGCTCAAATCTCACCACTATTTGCGTTAACTAAAGCTCAGGGAGGGTTGATTTACGATGTGAGAGATACTGCTGAGATTGGTAATATCATCAGAAGAGACGATGTAAGAAACTTACTTCCAAGAAATGTAAAACCTTTATGGGAAGTAAAGCCTACCGTGGATGAATCAACAGGTATGGAGCTACTTCAATTATATTTTGTTGAAGTAGGCCGTGGCGGACAAGCGCAACTTACCGGTGAAGTAATTACCGATGCAAGGCAAGATCTTGATGAGTATGCAAGCCCTGCCGTAAGTATGCAGATGAATGCACAGGGTACAAGGGTTTGGAGAAAAATGACTGCCGAAGCGGCTAATCAAAACCCAAGAGGTAGAATAGCAATTGTACTTGACAACCTAGTTTATTCAGCCCCTTACGTGAATGGCGAAATACCAAACGGTAACTCTCAAATATCAGGAAACTTCACTATTGAAGAGGCAAAAGATTTAGCTAACATTCTAAAGGCCGGTTCTTTACCGGCACCAACTAGAATTGTTGAGGAGGCTATCGTTGGACCAACGTTAGGTAAAATTGCTCAAAGTCAGGGTATTATTTCTATTATCTCCGGTTTGGTAGTAGTGGTATTATTTATGGTTGCTTACTATGCTAAAGGTGGTTTAGTTGCCAACATCGCTTTAGTATTCAATATATTCTTCATCATGGGTATATTAGCTCAGTTTAACGCTGCTCTAACACTTCCAGGTATAGCCGGTATTGTGTTAACTATCGGTATGTCAATTGATGCCAACGTACTAATCTTTGAACGTATTCGAGAAGAGCTTAGAAACGGGTCGAAGCTTCGCGAAGCTATTGCGACTGGATACAAGAAAGCATTTAGCTCTATTGTTGATGCTAACGTAACAACATTGTTAACAGCAATCATTCTTTATGTTTTAGGTCAAGGCCCGATTAAAGGATTCGCCATTACATTAATGATTGGTATTTTCTGTTCATTCTTCTCAGCGGTATATATCACTAGAGTTGTTGTTGAGTGGATGGTGGGTAAAAGTGATGATAGCAAAGTGTCATTTTCGACACCATTCTCTAAAAACCTTTTATCGAATATTAATATCGACTTTATGGGCAAAAGAAAAATCGCCTATATGTTCTCAATCGTATTTATTGCCATTGGTATGACTCTTACTGCAGTTAATGGTTTGAACTTAGGTGTAGATTTTCAGGGGGGTAGATCGTATATAGTGAATTTTGAAAATCCTGTTGTAGCAACGGATATGAAAATTGCACTAAGCGAAAGCTTTGAAAACACTGGTACAGAGGTAAAGAACTTTGGTGGTAACAATATCATGAAGGTAACTACTTCATACTTGGTTAATGATGAAACAGATGGTGCTGATAAGAAAGTAAGAGAATCACTAATTTCTGGAATTGAGAAGTTTACAGGACAGACTTATGTTAAAGATGATTCACAGGTTGATGCTGAACACTTTACAATTTCAGGATCTTCCAAAGTAGGTGCTACCATTGCAGATGATATTAAGAGTGCTTCATTTGAAGCAGGTATTTTTGCCATCATTGCGATATTCCTTTACATCTTAGTAAGGTTTAGAAAATGGCAATTCTCAACAGGTGCCATTATCGCATTGGTGCATGATGCTGCATTCGTATTCTCAGCATTTGCTATTGCAGGCTTGTTAGGTATCAAATATGAAATCGATCAAGTATTTGTTGCTGCGATTCTTACCATCATTGGTTATTCAATTAATGATACCGTGGTAGTATTTGATAGAATCAGAGAGTTCTTGAATCTAGGAACAAGTACAGATAAACTTCAGATATTCAACACAGCCATCAACGGTACGTTGAATAGAACGCTCATGACTTCTGCTACAACTTTAGTGGTGGTGTTAATATTGTTCTTGTTTGGAGGAGAAGTGCTCAGAGGTTTCTCTTTTGCACTTCTAGTTGGTATTTTGGTTGGTACATACTCGTCAGTATTTGTGGCGTCACCAATCGTGGTTGATTTAGATAAGAAGAACTAA